The sequence below is a genomic window from Silene latifolia isolate original U9 population chromosome 7, ASM4854445v1, whole genome shotgun sequence.
ACAATGGAGGATTTTGGTCATGCATGGACATTTCATGAGGTGtgtatttcttttttcttttttttttttaaccctTACCCTTTCTGCCTCGGTCATTTGCTTACATTTTGTATTTACTGTGAAATTTTTTTTAAGTAAAGGCAAACAAATGAATGGGACAAACATACCATTTCGTTAtgtttgtaattttttttgttgTATAGGTTTGTAATGTGTCTGAAGAATTAAGATAATACATGTTAAAAAAGACGATAAATTGTAGTAAAATGGTAGTTTTATGATTTGCATTTTCAAGTTAACACCACCCGTACTTTAATTTAATTTTCTTATTCTCCTCGTAAATTTGTCATTTTTATGCACTAGTAATGGTTTTTCTATCTAGTGAAATCAAGTTTTCTCAATTGCTTGGATATTCAAAGAAATCAAAAATCCATGGGTTCAAAACATATTAACATAatgtagaaattaaattaatGCTTTAGCAGATTGTTTTTTgttatactccgtattttttatcatcaaatttgtttatcTTAAGACCTAAGAGCTAAATTTATATTATAATTTACATTTTAATAAATCATTTTCACATCTCAGACACTCACCTCAACTTTCAATTCCTATCAAAATACACGGAGAAAATATTACAAAACATATATTCATATGAAACTAATGAAAGCGATATTCTAAGAAATGTAGGCCCTGTTTTGCAAACAGTAGAACCAGATTCATGATAGCGGATAACGTTAGCAGAATACGGTTAGCAGATTTCAATAGCATGTTTTACTATCAAACAAATCAGCAGAATTAGAAAATAGTGTTTGATAAATAGCAGATTTTAAGATAATTAGAATGATTTCATGAATAAAGTGAATATGCTTATGCAATATGCTGTTATTAACACCATATTCAAAAACAGTAGATTCTGACCAATATCTATCAGAATAcgccgtttaccaaacacatGAAAATAGTAGATTGTTTGGTCAAACTACTAATTAGGTCGGAATTTACTAATTTCGctcaatatgttgtttaccaaacagggccgtAATGGTGAAGTATTTATAATTTTGAGCAATAATTACTTCGCAAAAACAAAAATGTCATGTATATATACTCATATAAAATGGAGTGAGTACCAATTATTGTTGTCAATTTAAATCGTATATGAAATTAAAGGTACAAAAAATTGGCAATTTTACAATGTCtgataaaacaaaaacaaaaaatacTGATTTGACTTAGATTAACTAtacaagtatctttcatgggtcCTTTTATTCAATGATAAGATCTCCCCTTAAAGATTTTTCTTTTTGATGAAAGTTACATTCCATATAATATAATTCAAAATTTGTCCAATTTTTTGGTTTTTCTGAAGTACGAAGTACTATATTTACAAACCCATGATTAAAACCGtctaaaataaaattacactcaCAACCGAGTTAAATATGCCTAACCGTCATAAGCAAGACCTACTGATTAACTAATACGCCCCATTTTTTTCTTAACAGAGTGTTGAAGAGCTAAAACATAAGCTGGAGTACGTGACATATGAGCTAGAAATGACACGAAAGATAACAAATGAAGAAATAATGAAAAACAATGAGAATATCAAGAAACTTGCTCAACTCTTACGTATAACTTGTATGGAAAGAGATGAGGCAAAATCCAAATTGAACAAACTCCAACAAATTTTAGCatttaacaacaataataagcCATTAAATGTTGATCAAATTATAATTCCGACGACACCGTTTTCACCTGATACTCCTCTTTCGACGAATCATCCTTCCTTAGCTAAATCTAATAGCTCGTCGTTCGAGATTGAAGATTGTGGGACCCCTTCTAGTAACATTTGCTTTGGTGGGGCCGTTTCTCGGGAGACCAAAGTCGTCGAGGAGCCTACACTGATAATTGAGGGTTTGGCAAAGGGTAGGCCTCGGCCACATCAAGGGAAGCTCTTACAAGCCGTGCTTGAAGCAGGACCGCTTTTACAAACATTGATGGTTGCCGGGTCACTTCCACAATGGAGGAACCCGCCAGGCATATTATCCCAGCAAGTTCCTCTTGTGCAACCTAAGTGTAATTCAAATGTGGTTGGGTTTATAAGTCAAAATAATAAGAAGTTAGTCAACGGGTCGGGTGATATACGGTTTTATGGTCAGGTTACGGGCGGGTCAATGGGTGTTAGCCCGAACCCTATGTTGAATTTCGGTAATGGGTCATTTGGTGGGTCTTGTTTAGTAGATAGGAACATGATGTCCTCTAATGTGAGTTTTGATTGTCCGACTCCTAAGAGGCAGAGAATACTATGAACTTGATTTCTTTTCTCCTTAATAATATTCTTGTATAAATTTTGAAGTGCTTGTAAATTTATGATTTTAGAATTATGATATCATATCGGTTGAAGTCTACTTcctttgtcccggtcatttgttgtccgtTTGAGATTATTTACTGACTAAGTAGTCTTGCTTAGGACGGGGATGTACGTTTTCCATAAAATGAATTCAAATATTATCACGTGATGCTAATAGGGACAAAATCTTTGTCATTTCTTAGGCTACCTGTTATATAAATTGTTATGCATGTATTTGTCCTGCTTTAAgattacacaaattcttgtttgtgacggcacctatccgtcacaaacaagagacggataccattttacctcacaaagtacccactttttctctctctgcaacactatttatgtggtcccctttctccactaactcattttgttaccattttatctcacaaaatatccgtcacaaatggtaacccgtcacaagggagaccaattgttaagATTAAGATTTAAGACGAATAtctccgtcttaaacaagaatttgagtTATTTCAGCATGTATATATCGTTCAAATGTGTGTCGGCATGCAACCTTTTAGACTTGATTACAATATTCAAACATCCAACTTTATACAAGACTTTAACACTTATTATTTCCACAAGTGTAGTAATCTTTAGAAGAATTATTCTAGCTCGATGCTACTCTTTTTAGAAATAtaactttattgtcttatgaaaattgaattaattaataagaaACTAATTAAGAAAGTAAAACTTTAGGGAAAATCTTTGACCATTTTCATcattaaagatgaaattttggaGGGGCCTTTGTGCTTCAAAGTTATTTGACTGGTTCGGAAGATAGTTGGTGTTTGGTTTGACTTTAAGTTAGTAAAGTGATTATACATTTATACTTGTATAAGCAAGGATAATTAAGATGAAAATATATCGGagggaaaaaagtgtaattaattAACGGAAATTAAAGGATGTTGACGAGATAATTTTGTTTTTTGACAACTAAAAAAATGTAATTACATAATGTAAGGACTCACTAAACCCTTTTTTCACTCATACTGTAATTTAAAACCGGGTGGACAATAATTATCTTTCATTGGATAATTATCACAAACAAAAACCAATGCAATACTTCTATTTTTTCCTTCCATTAAGTTACCTTTGTGTTAAAATTGGACAACTATCTTACATTGGATGTATACATCACCTCTGTTGGATTAATCtcccaaaaactccaacaattaaATGTTGAAATAAAGTGCTAAATGTTTCATAAGCTAATACGTAAATTATTTACGTTTTGGAAGAAGAAATATATAATGCACAAAAGGTTATGAGATTGTTTTAATGAAAACAATTAATGGTTTACTAGAAGTTATGagaacttttagtataaattgaTGTTGATGCTAATAGTTTTAGTACACAAAATCTGTCACTTTATTAATTTGCCGTCGACAATTAATCGGGATGGAGGGAGCATAATATTattatcacaaaatctcattgaagacggcacgtatccgtcactttggagtgacggataccatttcctctcacaaatgacccaaatagaggagagagggaagcacatgggggtgtccccaccttgtcccccctatccgttttgtgagttgcattacccgtcacttgctccgacccatCTTCAGCAAGACTTGTTGTATTATTATAGGTATGCCTACCTACGTTACATGGGATGGCCGGCTAAATGGCTAATAGTCTAACACTGCTAGACTGCTAGTTACTACGTCTCCCATGTGCAGCCGCATAACGCGATGTAAGGACTATCACCTACTCTTAGACACTTCCTTTTTTTATTCTTAGGCATTAATCGTTCTTAAAGTTAAACTTTAAGACGGGTTTAGTATCATATCATTTGGGTATATAAGATACATATATTGTTTTTCCTATGCATTATTATATACACAAATGATATGTACTTAACCCATTTAAGTTTAAAAGTTAAGACATATATTATCGTCTTAAGACTTAAGAGAGACTCACTAGATATCTTAAACTCCGTATAACTAGGATAACTATTCTCTAGCTAATTTTGCACTTTATGTTACTCTACCGACTCTTGTCGTTTTATGGTTGAATGAATGGTGTTACTGTATTGCAGTTGACGAGCAGTAATAATAAAGTTAAAACGACAGGTAAAGTCGTTACACCCGTTGCGAATCCTACGGACTTGTCTCCACTTTTAGGGCCATCTTTAGGTGTTACCACTTACCAGTTACCACTAtaattatttttttgtttttttgttttttgacaATAATAAACCTTATATACCACTATAATTAATACATCCATTCAAGTCAAACATAACTACAGTGAATTTAGCTTGTAGTAATAACCATTATAACTAATAGAAATTGATACTCGGAAATCTTTCATATATTATTTTGGTTGAACCAATTGTACGTAATACACACATATGCTAGGCTATTTATACAAGCTAAGAATCTCGTATTTACGGAAACAAACTACCTCACAACAGCTATATTTACATAACAGCTATATTTACATATAAGGCAAATATCAATCAAGGTGAATAAGGATCCCTTGATTGTGTGTATGTGCAACGGCTGTTTAGAGAAAGGAGTTGTGGTTTATTACCCCCCCCTCAAGTTGGCGCGTGAGGATCTGAAACGCCCAACTTGGGTAGTAATTCTTCGAAAGGAGCACGACCCAAGGCTTTAGTAAAAATATCCGCGAGTTGGTGCTTTGTATGGACGTAGCTGGGAGAGAGCATTCCTTTTTGTATTTCATCACGAACAAAATGGCAGTCGATTTCTATATGCTTGGTTCGTTCGTGAAAAACGGGATTGCGGGCGATGTGGAGAGCGGATTGGTTGTCACAGTGGAGTCGGATGGGGCGATTTTGAGACACACCAAGAAAGTCGAGAAGACCTTTGAGCCATTTGAGCTCGCAAGTAGCATGTGCCATAGAGCGGTATTCGGCTTCGGCGGATGAAAGTGAAACCGTTTTCTGTTTCTTAGTCTTCCACGATATCGGGGATGTGCCAAGGAGAACCAAATAGGCTGAGATTGAACGGCGAGTAGTTGGACAAGCCGAATAATCAGCATCACAATAGGCTTGCAAGCGGAGGTCACTGGCAGTTTTGAGAAGTATGCCTTGGCCCGGCGCAGTTTTCAGATAGCGCACAACCCGGAGTGCCGCGTCCCAGTGTTCCGTTGTGGGAGCGTGCATAAACTGAGCTAGGATATGGACCGAGTAAATTAATTCAGGACGGGTGATTGTTAAGCAAACAAGGCGACCCACAAGACGCCGATATGGCTGAGGGTCTTTAATTGGCGCGGCTGTGGAGATGCCCAATTTGTGATTGGGCTCCATAGGAACATTTGCCGGTTTGCAGCCTAATAATCCGGTCTCCGTTAAAATATCTAGTGCGTGCTTGCGTTGAGAAACGAATATCCCGGTGTCATTGCGTGCAATTTCAAGACCGAGAAAATATTTGAGAGCCCCCAAGTCTTTCATGTGAAAGCATGTACTCAAGTACCTCTTAAATGTGTCGATAACAGTAGCATTGTTTCCACATATGACAAGGTCGTCGACGTAAATTAAAACATGAATCTCAGTGTCGGCTTTAAGCATAGTGAAGAGGCTATGATCATACGGACATTGTATAAATCCATAGGAAATAAGAGCGGAAGCAAGTTTTGCATACCAACATCGAGGGGCTTGTCGGAGGCCATACAATGACTTGCGCAGACGACACACTTTCCCGGTGGTGTCGGTCGAGAACCCAGGTGGTGGCTTCATATACACCTCCTCGGAGAGGTCACCATGTAAGAACGCATTATGAACGTCCATTTGATGAAGGGACCATTTTTTGGCAGCTGCCACGGCGAGTAAGGTACGGACCGTGACGAGTTTGACGGTGGGAGCAAAAGTCTCAGTATAGTCGATGCCTTCAATTTGTTTGTTTCCCACGACAACTAACCGAGCCTTATATCGCTCTATCGATCCATCCgcattatatttgattttatacacCCACTTGGAGCCAATTGCCTTCTTGTTTGGGGGAAGTGGCTCAAGTGTCCATGTATTGTTTTTTCCAAGGGCGTCAATTTCGAGACGCATTGCTGCCTTCCATTCCGGTACCTGTATAGCTTCATTAAAATGTCGAGGCTCGTAATTTTTGGTCACGGCCGATAAGAAGAGTTTGTGGTTAGTGGAAAAAGTAGCATAATTAATAAAATGAGTAATAGGAAACGGGGTACCTGACGATGTTGATGAAGCTTGTGAGGCGGGTGAGGGACGTTTGTGTTTGACGAAGTCTTTGTGTCGGGAATTTGGGAACTTTAAGCGGTGGCCGCGTCCCATGTCTGACTCGGGCTGATTTGGGTCAGGTGTATCGTGATGAGCGAGGTCTGATTCGGGAGAGGTAGTGGTGGTAGTGTCGGCATTTGTTGAAGTAACGATGGTGGTGGAGTCGGGTACGGTATCCGTGGATGGTGTTGTGGCGTGTTGATTTGCGTTGGTAGCGGGTGTGGAGATGGAGGAGCTGGTAAGGTCGTTGTGTGCTGGAGTGTTATTATCAGTTGGTGAATTAATTAAGGCAAGCTCGTCTATGGGAGTGAGGGCATCAGATATAAAAGAGTCGGTGGCATCCAAGTTTTCATGAATATTTAAAGAATGATATGGAAATTGGTCTTCAAGAAAGACAACATCACGGGACTCAAAGTAAGCCCCGGTATCAAGATCGTAAAGACGCCACCCCTTTTTGCCGAATGGATAGCCTATAAAAAGACATTTACGGCTTCTAGGGGCGAATTTGTCGCGAGAACGATTAATATTGCGGGCGTAGCAAAGACAACCAAAGACACGGATATTTTCCATGGATGGTGTTTTATTAAAAAGGGCCTCGTAAGGAGTTTTACCATGAAGGAGTTTTGATGGGGTGCGGTTTATTAAGTGTACCGCAGCTAAGACGCATTCGCCCCAAAAAAATATGGGTAAGCTAGCTTGAAATAATAAGGCACGGGCAACGTTTAAAATGTGGCGGTGCTTACGTTCGACGCGGCCATTTTGTTGAGGCGTGTCAATATTAGAACTTTGAAAAAGAATACCATTAGTAGTGAAAAAATTTTGAAGACATGTAAATTCGGTGCCATTGTCGCTACGGAAAATCTTAATTTTCTTTTGAAATTGACGCTCAATCATAGCGAAAAATTTTTGCAAAGTTTGTTGTGTGTCACTTTTGCGACGCAATAAATAGACCCATGTGGAACGGGAAAAATCGTCAACAATAGTTAAAAAATATTGCGAACCACATGGGTCTGGCCTTACCCACGGTGGAGGAGAGAAGTCTAACTCACAAGCCCAAGAATGCTCTTATCTCCCAAAATCAATTGGCAATGGGAGAAACACCCCTAGGCCTTATAAGATAGACAATCTCGTGAGCCCACTTAAAGATCGGTCTGGAGGGACTGGACATCCTCACAGCCGTCACAGTGCTCACTCGACCCGAGGGACTGGACTTCCTCATGCTGAAACCGGAGGGACTGGACATCCTCACGGCGGGTCGGTGCACATAAAGGCTCAGTTTTAAACACGAGACCcaggtcttttttttttttgccttgggctctgataccataataGAAATTGATACTCGGAAATCTTTCATATATTATTTTGGTTGGACCAATTGTACGTAATACACACATATGCTAGGCTATTTATACAAGCTAAGAATCTCGTATTTACGGAAACAAACTACCTCACAACAGCTATATTTACATAACAGCTATATTTACATATAAGGCAAATATCAATCAAGGTGAATAAGGATCCCTTGATTGTGTGTATGTGCAACGGCTGTTTAGAGAAAGGAGTTGTGGTTTATTAATAACCTCATTAAAATATTAAATTATGGGTGCGTTTTATATATACACAAATTTTTTCGTTAAAAACTCTATGTGGTCATTTTAAATTTATAACAACGGGCTAAATTTCATAGCTAACAACTTTGAATTTATCATTCCTTATAACTTTCAGTTTTATCATTATAAATAGAGAGTTGTGCTTTTCTTATGCAAAGTAGGATTATAGTTTAATAACAAGTTCTTAGTATGATGATTTCGTAAGACTTGTgttttttttagttttaattttgaCAACTTATTAAAATAAGGTAAAAACTCgagattttaagatgaaaatttgTGTTTTGGGTGGAGCGAGTGTAAGATTGACGTTTGTATGTTTGCTAGATGAATGATGACAGCAGCGGTCTCGTGCATTAGGGGCGGTATAGTGTTGAAGATACGAGTTGCTGAAGGTGTCAATTACAAAGTCGCTCCATATAATtggtttttatttctttttttcttaTTTGATATTTTGGGCTTTTAGTTAAATGGAATGGTCTCAtgatataaaaccgtcttatataaCAATTTGTGTTGTCGAGTTGTATCACTCATTGTAAATTTGAGAAGTCCACAATGTAAGATTGCTGGACAAATGCTCATTCCATAATATACAAGCCCAATAAGATCGAAGTCACCCGAAATCCACCACCATTACTTAACTCTTCTCTCTAATATGGCTCCATTAATTGATTAGTCAAATATCATAATCCCTTAAACAAACATTAACCAATCGTCCCTCCAACTATTTAACTAATCTAAACTTATctcactcattcgaaaggatgaaaTAGGTTGGTCATACCCATGATCAATCTAGttttccaaaaaaataaaaaaaaataaaaaaaacttgcCAATAAATAATTGTTCAAAAATCGCCAAAATTTGTCCCATCACATCCCTTTTGTTCCCCCGTAATTAATTCCTTCACCTCATTTCACTCCATTTCTCTTAAGACATTTAGATGCGTCTATTTCAAATCATTTACCTTTTTGATTAACCTCAAAACATTTTTATATGGTGTGCAATAAATTGATGTGCGATTTACGACGCCTTTTATTCCAAGGTCGAGTTGGCTCGAAAGTGGGTAATAGAATCTCAGTATTGGCAGTTCAACGATAACTTTAAAATCGCTCACGATTTTAGGAGTACATGGTTAGAAGGGTTATTATTATAACTTAAAATGACTATGTGATGGTTTAGATAACAAGTTATATTAAATAGTCATTTATAACTGTTCTACGGAAGCGTGAATACcttgtgttgggcctctgctgcttTTGTGTCCACTACCCATAATAGAACGATATTGTTCGTTTTGGGCAAGCCCTCACgaatttactcttgggctccttcctcAACGCCTGGTCAAGTGAGTGCCCTCACATGCTCCTGAGCCTGCATGTCCATGTACCCTTCTTGAGAATTTGCTACACATGCACACCGAACATCCTCTCCATCCAATATACACATCATCTCCATCAATATACCCTGGACCAGGTCTGCCACTTCAAAAGTCCTAGAACACAAACGGTCTCTGGGATCCAACCTGGAAAGGACCCACCAGACCTATGGCATGCACCTAATCTGATAAGGGTCCACCTGATCAACAATTCTAGTACAGAAATGGTCTTTGTCCCCACAAGACTTATGACGCTTTTCATCTATTTAGCCATGGACCGGGCTTGCTCAAAGACTCACCTCGAGCTAGGAATTACATGCCTTACAGTGTACCCCTTCAAGTCTTGGGCCTGCTGATTCATcctcgtgtctagcccaagtcgaaccttgggctctaataccacttgttgtgcAAAAGCGTGAATTATTCAAATCAGATAATTAAGCTTAGGTCCACATTCGTACTTTCCATCCAATCTGATAATTaagcttttattttttttaaaagcaAGCTCAGCGGCCTTACAAATGAAAAATCTAACATGATAAAACTTGAAAAGAAGTGATTTTAAGTGTTAATAATAGACATTATTTATTTCACTTACCAAGTTTAAGAAGTTATTTAAATATGGTTGTATTATTGTGTTTACCAAAATATAGTTTGCTAGTATAGTTCTTGTATTAGAGTCTTGTATTTGTCAAGGGTTGTGTTAGAGAAAGTTGTAACTAAAATATTGCCATTAAACATTTTATTAAACATTTTTACATTTAATAAATCTATTATTACAAAGTTTTGTATTTAAGAGTAATTTTGAATCACCTATAGTAGTTGAGAAttaattttttgtgttttttttacgAAATTAGGCCTAAATGTGAGTTACATAAAAAGTATTTTAGATGTCTAATATTTTATAGAAAGTTGATTTGGAaaaaaatatttagaaattgatTTAAAAAATTAACAAATTACATCCCTATATTTCTTGATTTTTAAGATAATAAAAAATTATTATAAATGGAATAAGGTTAGTCAGAAAGATTTTATAAGAACAACATTGAGTATTTTTTAGCAAGATTTGGGCCCACTTATTTCAATAGTTAGAATTTGTCAAGAGTAATAATAACATTGAGTAAGAATTTTTAAGTAGTGTGAATCTTTTAGTATATAGAGgattattgatttttttttttatgaggaTCAGTTGAAAAAGATCGTATCACATGTACAGGAAGTTTAAGGAAAGTATTGTGTATTAATTCCAATTAGCGTATTTTTTTCTCAAAATAGACTAATTACAATATTTTTTTGCTGAAAATAGAAGCGGTTTAATTCCAAATAGAAGAGGATATTTATTAATTGACTACAATATATTATTGCTGAAAATAGAAGATGATATTTTTGCGCAAGGAAA
It includes:
- the LOC141590824 gene encoding uncharacterized protein LOC141590824 — encoded protein: MEDFGHAWTFHESVEELKHKLEYVTYELEMTRKITNEEIMKNNENIKKLAQLLRITCMERDEAKSKLNKLQQILAFNNNNKPLNVDQIIIPTTPFSPDTPLSTNHPSLAKSNSSSFEIEDCGTPSSNICFGGAVSRETKVVEEPTLIIEGLAKGRPRPHQGKLLQAVLEAGPLLQTLMVAGSLPQWRNPPGILSQQVPLVQPKCNSNVVGFISQNNKKLVNGSGDIRFYGQVTGGSMGVSPNPMLNFGNGSFGGSCLVDRNMMSSNVSFDCPTPKRQRIL